From the Plectropomus leopardus isolate mb chromosome 18, YSFRI_Pleo_2.0, whole genome shotgun sequence genome, one window contains:
- the lrrc69 gene encoding leucine-rich repeat-containing protein 69 has translation MTESTIRALYSRAASLNLSSRKIKAVPRCVSRLTNLSVLLLNNNSISALPAELLSLQHLAELNLGNNALKEVPAVLGHLESLKKLYLFSNQITVMPPDVIDGLQNLIVLNLNHNQIQILPPEIKSLSRLRHLSVMDNKLEELPAELGHLTKLCELNLTTNKLSWLPQQLYQCKELTKLHVARNNLTSLPEGIKALEKLQVLDVAGNKLSMFPVEFHLLPLKELYYEGNRFVRCEPMSSVQDAQVLMLKELVARFVLREDRNRSSLVHKMLPHYPLLTALLANSSCCALCLDPFLTTWLECVRFISLKKDMKMRSSKTIPVRTLLCSYRCFNTDGHSYYGVATR, from the exons atgactgagtCAACGATAAGAGCTTTATATAGCAGAGCAGCCTCTTTAAATCTGAGCTCGAGGAAAATCAAGGCTGTTCCCAGGTGTGTTTCCAGACTAACAAACCTCTCTGTTCTCCTGCTCAACAACAACTCCATCAGCGCCCTGCCTGCCGAGCTGCTCTCCCTGCAACAC CTGGCTGAGCTGAATTTGGGAAATAATGCCTTGAAGGAGGTCCCCGCTGTTCTGGGCCATCTGGAGTCCTTGAAGAAACTGTATCTGTTCAGCAACCAAATTACAGTAATGCCACCTGATGTGATAG ATGGCTTACAAAACCTCATTGTGCTCAATCTGAACCACAACCAGATTCAAATACTTCCACCAGAGATTAAAAG TTTGAGTAGGCTTCGACATCTCAGTGTGATGGACAATAAGCTGGAGGAGCTCCCTGCTGAGTTGGGCCATCTCACCAAGCTGTGTGAACTAAATTTGACAACCAATAAATTGTCCTGGCTACCTCAGCAGCTGTACCAGTGTAAAGAACTAACCAAGCTGCATGTAGCCAGAAACAACCTGACCAGCCTACCAGAG GGAATCAAGGCACTGGAAAAACTCCAAGTTCTTGATGTGGCTGGAAACAAGCTGTCCATGTTCCCTGTTGAg TTTCACCTGCTGCCCCTGAAGGAGCTCTACTATGAAGGCAACAGGTTTGTGCGCTGTGAGCCTATGTCATCAGTGCAGGATGCGCAGGTGCTGATGCTAAAG GAACTGGTTGCCAGATTTGTCTTGCGAGAAGACAGGAACAGGTCCTCTCTGGTCCACAAGATGCTTCCCCACTACCCATTACTGACTGCCCTGTTGGCCAACAGCAGCTGTTGTGCACTTTGCCTGGACCCCTTCCTCACCACCTGGCTGGAGTGTGTGCGTTTTATCAGTTTGAAGAAG GACATGAAAATGAGGAGTTCGAAGACTATTCCAGTGCGCACCCTTCTTTGTTCATACAGGTGCTTTAATACAGATGGACACTCCTACTATGGTGTTGCTACCAGATAA